TGTGCTGCTGCCCTCCTCAGCCCCCGAGATCGCTGAGATCCTTCGGCTCGTCCTCGGCTGGGCATGGACCTATGTCATCGTCGCAGAACTGATCGGCTCATCGTCGGGCATCGGCCACATGATCACCGACAGCCAGGCGCTGCTCAACACCGGCCAGATCATCTTCGGCATCATCGTGATCGGACTGATCGGGCTGGTGTCGGATTTCCTGTTCAAGGCCTTCAATGCCTGGCTGTTTCCGTGGAGATTGGCGTGACCGAGCTGAGGATCGATCAGGTCTCCCGCGTTTTTCCTGCGCGCCAGGGCAATGCGCCAACGCGGGCGCTGGAACCGACCAATCTCAGCGTCGGCAACAACGACTTCGTCACCATCCTCGGCCCGTCGGGCTGCGGAAAATCCACGCTGCTCCGGATCATCGCCGGGCTTGACCGGCCGACCAGCGGCCGCGTCATTCTGGACGGGCAAGAGGTCACGGGACCCGGCGCCGATCGCGGCATGGTGTTTCAATCGTACACGCTGTTCCCGTGGTTGACGGTGCGCGAAAACATCGCGTTCGGCCTGCGCGAGCGCGGGATATCTGAAACGGATCGCTGCAAGATCGCCGATGGATTCATCCATCGGGTCGGCTTATCAGGCTTTGGGAACCACTGGCCGAAGCAACTCTCCGGCGGCATGCAGCAACGCACGGCGATCGCCCGTGCGCTTGCCAACGATCCCAAGATCCTGTTGCTCGACGAACCGTTCGGGGCGCTGGATAATCAAACCCGTGTGCTGATGCAGGAAATGCTGCTCGGCATCTGGGAACGCGAGCAGAAAACCGTGCTGTTCGTCACCCA
This portion of the Bradyrhizobium sp. AZCC 2262 genome encodes:
- a CDS encoding ABC transporter ATP-binding protein: MTELRIDQVSRVFPARQGNAPTRALEPTNLSVGNNDFVTILGPSGCGKSTLLRIIAGLDRPTSGRVILDGQEVTGPGADRGMVFQSYTLFPWLTVRENIAFGLRERGISETDRCKIADGFIHRVGLSGFGNHWPKQLSGGMQQRTAIARALANDPKILLLDEPFGALDNQTRVLMQEMLLGIWEREQKTVLFVTHDIEEAIFLGSRVIVMSARPGRIKAEIAIDLPHPRSYKIKTAPEFVRLKERLVEEIRAEALKVAVDA